Proteins encoded by one window of Nomascus leucogenys isolate Asia chromosome 19, Asia_NLE_v1, whole genome shotgun sequence:
- the LOC115831478 gene encoding atherin-like codes for GRGGGGGEGGGGERLLFLLFRALSRPSSAPTGPEHDRRPQPGREGGRAGAESEAAPPPRTNKHRRLQPEPAPRPPPPAASFQPGSALQPPPAPPRRDESASLRCSVLPPARRAVAAVAAALGKWRPSSFSLPPFNLKRRENGASERAGERRGHGEEGQQRLRRLRLRRRRAAPPRRAARGRPPRRPRGPPGGAAAAASVMAPRRGRCFCTSICGGRGARPQLPRTCGDGTQHCGRGKPALAAAEEWP; via the exons GGGCGAggcggagggggaggggaaggcggCGGCGGGGAGCGgctgctttttcttctctttcgGGCCCTTTCCCGGCCTTCCTCCGCACCGACGGGGCCCGAGCACGACCGGAGACCGCAGCCCGGCCGggagggcgggcgggcgggggCAGAGAGTGAAGCCGCCCCCCCGCCCCGCACAAACAAGCACCGCCGTCTGCAGCCCGAACCCGCACCCAGGCCGCCACCCCCGGCCGCCTCTTTCCAGCCCGGGAGCGCGCTTCAGCCGCCCCCCGCGCCGCCGCGGCGAGACGAGTCGGCTTCGCTACGGTGCTCGGTTCTCCCGCCGGCTCGGCGAGCggtggcggcggtggcggcggcacTGGGAAAATGGCGGCCGAGCTCCTTTTCCCTCCCCCCCTTTAATCTGAAGCGGAGGGAGAATGGAGCGAGCGAGCGAGCGGGCGAGCGCCGGGGACAcggggaggagggacagcagcGCCTCCGCCGGCTGCGGCTGCGGCGGCGAAGGGCCGCTCCACCCCGGCGCGCCGCCAGGGGGCGCCCGCCGCGCCGCCCCCGCGGGCCGCCAGGAGGCGCGGCCGCCGCCGCCTCAGTCATGGCTCCTCGCCGTGGCCGATGTTTTTGTACCTCCATCTGCGGAGGCCGCGGCGCCCGGCCCCAGCTGCCCCGGACGTGCGGCGACGGCACGCAGCACTGCGGCAGGGGGAAGCCAGCCCTCGCTGCGGCCGAG GAATGGCCATAA